From a single Nicotiana tabacum cultivar K326 chromosome 8, ASM71507v2, whole genome shotgun sequence genomic region:
- the LOC107814498 gene encoding NADH dehydrogenase [ubiquinone] flavoprotein 1, mitochondrial: MAPIKGILSLQRTALVLRSSERWGLYGRLFSTQAASTASNPQPTPPAPPEKTHFGDLKDEDRIFTNLYGLHDPYLKGAMKRGDWYRTKDLVLKGSDWIVNEMKKSGLRGRGGAGFPSGLKWSFMPKTTDGRPSYLVVNADESEPGTCKDREIMRHDPHKLLEGCLIAGVGMRARAAYIYIRGEYVNERKSLEKARKEAYEAGLLGKNACGTGYDFDVYIHFGAGAYICGEETALLESLEGKQGKPRLKPPFPANAGLYGCPTTVTNVETVAVSPTILRRGPEWFASFGRKNNAGTKLFCISGHVNKPCTVEEEMSIPLKELIEKHCGGVRGGWNNLLAVIPGGSSVPLIPKNVCEDVLMDFDALKAVQSGLGTAAVIVMDKSTDIVDAIARLSYFYKHESCGQCTPCREGTGWLWMIMERMKVGNAKLEEIDMLQEVTKQIEGHTICALGDAAAWPVQGLIRHFRPELERRIREHAERELQQAAAA, encoded by the exons ATG GCACCTATAAAGGGCATTCTTTCTTTGCAAAGGACTGCATTAGTACTGCGTTCTAGTGAAAGATGGGGCCTATATGGTAGGTTATTTAGCACTCAGGCTGCATCAACTGCTAGCAACCCCCAACCTACTCCACCTGCACCTCCCGAGAAGACTCACTTTGGTGACCTTAAAGATGAGGATCGTATTTTCACAAATCTCTATGGATTGCATGATCCTTACCTTAAAGGTGCCATGAAGCGAGGTGATTGGTACAGAACAAAAGACCTTGTCCTCAAGGGTTCTGACTGGATCGTGAATGAAATGAAGAAATCTGGTCTTCGAGGACGTGGTGGTGCTGGTTTTCCATCTGGTCTCAAATGGTCCTTCATGCCAAAGACAACGGATGGCCGTCCTTCATACCTTGTTGTCAATGCTGATGAAAGTGAACCCGGAACCTGTAAAGACAGGGAAATCATGCGGCACGACCCACACAAGTTGTTGGAAGGCTGTCTGATTGCTGGAGTGGGGATGAGGGCTAGAGCTGCTTATATTTATATCAGGGGAGAGTATGTGAATGAAAGGAAGAGCCTTGAGAAGGCTAGGAAAGAAGCCTATGAAGCTGGATTGTTGGGGAAAAATGCTTGTGGAACTGGATATGATTTTGACGTATATATTCATTTTGGTGCTGGTGCCTATATTTGTGGTGAAGAGACAGCTCTTCTGGAGAGCCTTGAGGGGAAACAAGGCAAACCAAGGCTGAAGCCTCCATTTCCAGCTAATGCAGGACTTTATGGTTGTCCAACTACTGTCACAAATGTTGAAACAGTTGCTGTTTCACCAACCATCTTAAGGCGTGGGCCAGAGTGGTTTGCTAGTTTTGGCCGGAAGAATAATGCTGGGACAAAGCTGTTTTGCATCTCAGGCCATGTAAACAAGCCCTGCACGGTGGAAGAGGAAATGAGTATTCCCTTGAAGGAGCTGATAGAGAAGCACTGTGGCGGTGTTCGTGGAGGTTGGAACAATTTACTTGCTGTTATACCAGGAGGTTCATCTGTTCCGCTGATTCCTAAGAACGTATGTGAGGATGTACTAATGGATTTTGATGCACTCAAAGCTGTGCAGTCAGGGTTGGGGACTGCTGCTGTAATTGTCATGGACAAATCAACTGATATTGTTGATGCAATTGCAAGGCTCTCGTACTTCTATAAGCACGAGAGCTGTGGTCAATGTACACCATGTAGGGAAGGCACAGGGTGGCTTTGGATGATCATGGAAAGGATGAAGGTAGGTAATGCAAAGTTGGAAGAGATTGACATGCTCCAAGAGGTGACTAAACAGATTGAAGGGCATACCATTTGTGCGTTGGGAGATGCTGCTGCTTGGCCAGTGCAGGGTCTCATTAGGCACTTTAGACCAGAGCTAGAAAGGAGGATCAGGGAGCATGCAGAGAGGGAGCTACAACAGGCTGCTGCTGCTTGA